One region of Anthonomus grandis grandis chromosome 22, icAntGran1.3, whole genome shotgun sequence genomic DNA includes:
- the LOC126748806 gene encoding toll-like receptor 6, translating to MFLSLLYYFVIFKSGCCLDVSTTSDASTGLRYEAPDDCQWWIKDPSVSGQDEVALTCNLRTINSEFDTTNFSVIPSEHTTSLRIECNPEIMSRSSLDEKSFFHLTKLRALELEHCKLARWPAGTLFGLRDLRNLTVKTHNTEWPAMNLDFARESFNPIRNLERLDVSCNNIWSFPENIFCPLINLVFLNVSENRLQDVSDLGFREKTPGLPQPLISVAEDEVPQTENTRSPTHPCSLDIQVLDASFNHFVLIPANGFSVLRRLKEFYIHNNEISMVADKALNGLKALQIFDLSNNKVVALPSELFKDSRESIKEIYLQNNSISVLAPGLFANLEQLLALDISRNLLTSSWINADTFAGLIRLVLLNLSYNRISKLDPTFFRDLYTLQILNLEHNSLETIPADTFAPMNNLHTLIISFNKITYLDAYSLNGLYVLSLLALDNNLLEGIHPEAFRNCSSLQDLNLNSNQLKAVPLALKDMRLLRTVDLGENMITYLEEPGFRGLSNLYGLRMLGNRIQNVSKRAFADLPALQILNLAKNKIQRIEHGSFSNSPNLQAIRLDSNSLTDVNGLFADIQSLLWLNVSDNQLEWFDYALIPQGLQWLDLHKNNIRELGNRYNLDYELRLAQLDASFNKISKIGASSVPSSIEQLFLNDNLISIVEPHTFIKKTNLSRVDLYANQISSMDLNALRLTPVSPEKALPEFYIGGNPFMCDCTMEWLQRINKLDHLRQHPRVMDLESIYCKLLHNRENNYMPLIDVESSQFLCTYKTHCFALCQCCDFDACDCEMTCPNNCTCYHDQLWSANVVECSNVGYSEMPNTIPMDASEVYLDGNNFGELSRHSFIGRKNLRVLFANNSNIAAIYNHTFSGLRRLRILHLENNKIKELLGFELATLESLRELYLQGNLLHFIDNRTFLELKQLEVLRLDENRLYSFEVWQLSLNPYLVEIGLSYNHWSCDCHYVTRYKQWLKQNYAKVVDATRITCIVNNSTNLLGPKMSDFNSSKCLHFFSDGNHAIVEQQVMNDYLPLLMGTMCVFIASVVIVCGVFYYRRELRVWIYSRCGLRMCYKTTAYDEQQDKDRLFDAYVSYSVKDEAFVNQALAPGLEGGDPSYRLCLHYRDFNVSTYVADTIIEAVESSKRTIIVLSKNFLHNEWCRFEFKSALHEVLKDRRKRLIFIVTGELPSRDLDPDLRLYLKMNTVIEWGDRQFWQKLQFAMPDVRRSCVHQRSSINIYATATPSHFSDRSRSPNLPPPPPPGKLPPFLQNSSSLPRDSRAMPHPLWA from the coding sequence ATGTTCCTCTCGTTGCTCTAttatttcgttatttttaaaagtggttGTTGCCTAGACGTGTCTACCACTAGTGATGCCTCCACTGGCTTAAGATATGAGGCTCCTGATGATTGCCAATGGTGGATCAAAGACCCTTCGGTCTCTGGACAAGACGAGGTGGCTCTAACATGCAATCTTCGCACTATAAACAGTGAGTTTGACACCACTAATTTTAGTGTCATCCCTTCTGAGCACACCACCTCTCTAAGGATAGAGTGCAATCCAGAGATAATGTCGAGGTCTAGCTTAGACGAGAAGAGTTTTTTCCACTTAACTAAACTTAGGGCCCTCGAATTAGAGCATTGTAAGCTAGCCAGATGGCCGGCAGGAACCCTTTTTGGCTTAAGAGACTTAAGAAATTTAACAGTAAAGACCCACAACACCGAGTGGCCTGCCATGAACTTAGACTTTGCTAGAGAGAGCTTTAACCCCATTAGGAACTTAGAAAGACTAGACGTCTCTTGCAATAACATCTGGTCGTTTCCAGAAAACATCTTCTGTCCCCTGATCAACTTAGTGTTTCTAAACGTAAGTGAAAATCGTCTGCAAGACGTAAGTGACTTGGGATTTCGAGAAAAAACCCCTGGACTACCACAACCGTTGATCAGCGTGGCCGAGGATGAAGTGCCTCAGACTGAAAACACTAGATCACCAACACACCCTTGCAGCTTGGATATTCAGGTACTCGATGCTTCGTTTAACCATTTTGTCCTTATACCTGCCAATGGTTTCAGTGTTTTACGTAGACTTAAAGAGTTTTACATTCATAATAACGAAATTAGCATGGTGGCTGATAAGGCCCTAAACGGCCTAAAGGCTTTGCAAATTTTCGATCTCTCTAACAATAAAGTCGTAGCCCTACCTAGTGAACTATTCAAAGACTCTCGCGAGTCCATCAAAGAAATATACTTGCAGAATAATTCAATCAGCGTCCTTGCTCCCGGCTTATTCGCCAACCTGGAGCAGCTCCTTGCCCTGGATATATCCAGAAATTTACTTACGAGCTCCTGGATTAACGCAGACACATTTGCCGGCTTAATAAGGTTAGTGCTCCTAAATCTCTCTTATAATCGCATATCTAAATTGGACCCCACGTTCTTTCGGGATTTATACACACTACAAATCCTGAACTTGGAGCATAACTCTCTCGAAACCATTCCGGCAGACACTTTTGCCCCCATGAATAATTTACATACTTTAATAATatcgtttaataaaattacgtaTTTGGATGCCTACTCGCTTAATGGTCTTTACGTGCTCTCTTTACTTGCTCTGGATAATAATTTGCTGGAGGGGATCCACCCGGAGGCTTTTAGAAACTGCTCTAGCCTGCAAGACTTAAATTTAAACAGTAACCAACTTAAAGCCGTACCTTTGGCATTAAAAGATATGAGACTATTAAGAACAGTGGATCTCGGTGAGAACATGATTACTTATTTAGAGGAGCCTGGTTTTAGAGGGTTAAGTAATTTATACGGGCTCAGGATGCTTGGGAATAGGATCCAGAATGTAAGCAAACGTGCCTTTGCTGACCTGCCTGCCTTGCAAATATTGAACTTggccaaaaataaaatccaacgCATCGAACACGGTTCGTTCTCAAATAGCCCGAATTTGCAAGCGATTCGGTTAGACTCCAATTCGCTAACTGACGTGAATGGCTTATTTGCCGATATCCAGAGTCTATTGTGGTTGAATGTTTCGGATAATCAACTGGAGTGGTTTGATTACGCCCTGATTCCGCAGGGGTTACAATGGCTCGATTTGCACAAAAACAATATACGCGAACTGGGTAATAGATACAATTTGGATTATGAGCTCAGGCTCGCCCAACTGGATGctagctttaataaaatatctaaaattggGGCCTCATCAGTGCCTAGCAGTATCGAGCAACTGTTCCTAAACGATAATTTAATCAGCATTGTGGAGCCtcacacttttataaaaaagactAATTTAAGTCGCGTGGACTTGTATGCCAACCAAATCTCTTCTATGGACCTAAATGCTTTGAGACTCACCCCAGTTAGTCCTGAGAAGGCTTTGCCAGAGTTTTACATCGGGGGGAACCCTTTTATGTGTGACTGCACTATGGAGTGGCTGCAAAGGATTAACAAGCTGGATCACTTGAGGCAGCATCCAAGAGTCATGGATCTGGAGAGTATTTACTGCAAGCTTTTACATAACAGGGAGAACAACTATATGCCTTTAATAGACGTTGAGTCCTCACAGTTCCTATGCACTTACAAGACCCATTGCTTCGCCTTATGTCAGTGTTGCGACTTTGATGCTTGTGATTGTGAAATGACTTGCCCTAACAACTGCACTTGCTACCATGACCAATTATGGAGTGCAAATGTGGTGGAATGTTCTAATGTAGGATACTCTGAGATGCCTAATACTATTCCAATGGATGCCAGTGAGGTTTATCTTGACGGAAACAACTTTGGGGAGCTCTCGCGGCACAGCTTTATCGGTCGTAAGAACTTACGGGTCCTTTTTGCAAATAATTCTAATATCGCAGCCATTTATAACCACACTTTTAGCGGATTGAGGAGGCTCAGGATACTGCATTTggagaataataaaattaaggagCTCCTTGGATTTGAGCTTGCTACCTTGGAGTCTCTTAGGGAGTTGTACTTGCAAGGGAATCTGTTGCACTTTATTGATAATCGTACTTTCTTGGAGCTGAAGCAGTTGGAGGTGCTGAGGTTGGACGAGAATCGGTTGTACAGCTTTGAGGTGTGGCAGCTGTCACTGAATCCTTATTTAGTAGAGATTGGGTTGTCGTATAACCATTGGTCATGTGATTGTCATTATGTTACGAGGTATAAGCAGTGGTTGAAGCAGAACTATGCTAAAGTGGTTGATGCCACAAGGATTACTTGCATTGTAAATAACTCTACGAACCTGTTAGGGCCGAAGATGTCAGATTTCAACTCCTCAAAGTGTTTGCACTTCTTCTCTGATGGAAACCATGCTATAGTGGAGCAGCAAGTAATGAATGATTATCTGCCCCTTCTAATGGGCACCATGTGCGTTTTCATTGCTAGTGTTGTAATCGTTTGTGGGGTATTCTACTACAGAAGAGAGCTAAGGGTCTGGATATACTCCAGATGCGGACTAAGGATGTGCTACAAAACAACTGCCTATGATGAGCAACAAGACAAGGACAGACTATTCGACGCTTACGTCAGCTACAGCGTCAAAGATGAGGCGTTTGTTAATCAAGCTCTAGCTCCAGGTTTAGAAGGGGGTGACCCCTCTTATAGACTATGTTTACACTATAGGGACTTCAACGTGTCAACTTACGTAGCCGATACGATTATAGAGGCAGTGGAATCGTCTAAAAGAACGATTATAGTGCTCTCCAAAAACTTTTTGCATAACGAATGGTGCCGGTTTGAATTTAAAAGTGCGCTCCATGAAGTGCTGAAGGATCGACGGAAGAGGTTGATATTTATAGTGACGGGTGAGCTGCCCTCCAGGGATCTGGATCCAGACTTGAGGCTCTACCTCAAAATGAACACGGTGATCGAGTGGGGCGATCGGCAGTTCTGGCAGAAGTTACAGTTCGCCATGCCGGATGTGAGGAGGTCTTGTGTGCACCAAAGAtcttctataaatatttatgcGACGGCAACACCTTCGCACTTCTCGGATCGATCCAGGAGTCCTAACTTACCTCCTCCGCCGCCTCCTGGAAAGCTGCCGCCCTTTTTGCAGAACTCATCCAGTTTACCCAGAGACAGTAGGGCGATGCCACATCCTTTGTGGGCGTAG